In Clostridium swellfunianum, a genomic segment contains:
- a CDS encoding serine hydrolase domain-containing protein, translating into MNTYFKINQYLDEYTSLWPFSGAVLVINNEQVVFNKTYGMASIEHSVPITTKTKFKIASLTKQITCMGIMILQERGLLKVNDSIRKFFPDYPELNERITIHNLMTHTSGLFNDFSVVDPYLMLGKRLFTHQEVFDLYKDLPQEFEPGEGWSYCYFGYYLLGVIIERVSGKTYAEFLKENIFEPLGMNNTGLDDYIEILPNKANGYYASGERLVCCEIDTMSAFSAGAIYSTVEDMILWDQALYNNKLVSQNTLNEIFTPFRNNYGYGWFIDEVTNRRRVRHSGGGNGFSHQYHRYIDERVSILVLSNYGFSNSFDINENIAKIIFNEKYSSPSKPRKSELDMKVYDTYTGVYQEEGFKLEVKRDNELLYFVQENKWVMPIYPISADKFHHTWIDREYVFEKDDKGQLCFDGLKKVY; encoded by the coding sequence GTGAATACTTATTTTAAAATCAATCAATACTTAGATGAATATACAAGTTTATGGCCATTCAGCGGGGCTGTGTTAGTAATAAATAATGAACAAGTTGTGTTTAATAAAACCTATGGTATGGCTAGTATAGAGCATAGTGTTCCAATTACAACTAAAACTAAATTTAAGATTGCTTCTCTTACAAAGCAAATTACATGTATGGGAATAATGATTTTACAGGAAAGAGGGCTTCTAAAGGTAAACGATAGTATTAGAAAGTTTTTCCCTGACTATCCTGAGTTAAATGAAAGGATAACAATTCATAATTTAATGACGCATACATCTGGTCTTTTTAATGATTTTTCAGTTGTAGATCCATACCTTATGCTTGGAAAGCGGTTATTCACACATCAGGAAGTGTTTGACCTTTATAAAGATTTACCTCAGGAATTTGAACCAGGCGAAGGTTGGAGCTACTGCTATTTCGGATACTACTTACTGGGCGTTATAATTGAAAGAGTTTCTGGCAAGACATATGCTGAATTTTTAAAAGAAAATATCTTTGAACCTTTAGGAATGAATAACACTGGACTTGATGATTATATTGAAATATTGCCCAACAAAGCAAACGGATACTATGCAAGCGGTGAAAGACTTGTGTGCTGTGAGATAGACACGATGAGTGCTTTTTCAGCAGGGGCAATTTATTCCACTGTGGAAGACATGATTCTATGGGATCAGGCGTTATATAATAATAAACTTGTTTCTCAGAATACATTGAATGAAATCTTTACTCCGTTTAGGAATAATTACGGCTATGGCTGGTTTATAGATGAAGTTACTAATCGCAGAAGAGTTCGACATAGTGGCGGAGGTAATGGATTCAGCCACCAGTACCATAGATATATAGATGAAAGAGTTAGTATTTTAGTACTAAGTAATTATGGATTTTCTAACTCATTTGACATCAATGAGAATATAGCCAAGATAATTTTTAACGAGAAATATAGTAGTCCATCGAAACCAAGGAAATCTGAACTTGATATGAAGGTTTACGATACATATACCGGAGTATATCAGGAAGAGGGCTTCAAACTTGAAGTTAAACGAGATAATGAGCTTTTATATTTTGTACAAGAAAATAAGTGGGTAATGCCAATTTACCCTATATCCGCTGATAAATTTCACCACACATGGATAGACCGAGAATATGTTTTCGAAAAGGATGACAAAGGACAGCTCTGTTTTGATGGGCTTAAGAAAGTATACTAA
- a CDS encoding alpha/beta fold hydrolase — MKEIYIEESGIKVRLHHWGNKGNPIIICFHGLGSTSLSFIEIGELLKDKYHIISVDLPGHGKTPGFEREEDYSMPSMVEWVDKVISKITPGSFYLLAHSYGADIALHYICAYPSKVINTMLLDGGYYIKKDKYKYNASKGENIDSLQKEIDYYVKDFDEYCFDTLQEHIEAEKNNYQRWSSLLEEASKDLVIIEKDKYKYHASGFAASCAIKSMYNYPPDSVYYKLPKSIYLLQSSLPKSMTEIREALVEKFKDSTGAIVKRIDGAGHLLHWDKPYEVANEMLYWFQ; from the coding sequence ATGAAAGAAATTTATATTGAAGAATCTGGAATTAAAGTAAGATTACATCATTGGGGGAATAAGGGAAATCCAATAATTATATGCTTTCATGGTTTAGGGAGTACAAGCCTGTCATTTATAGAAATAGGTGAGTTATTAAAAGATAAGTATCACATTATATCTGTAGATTTGCCAGGTCATGGGAAAACACCTGGATTTGAAAGAGAAGAAGACTATAGCATGCCCAGTATGGTTGAATGGGTTGATAAGGTTATATCAAAAATAACACCAGGCAGCTTCTATCTTTTAGCACATTCTTATGGGGCAGATATCGCACTCCACTATATATGTGCTTATCCGTCGAAAGTAATTAACACTATGCTGCTAGATGGAGGATATTACATAAAGAAAGATAAATATAAGTATAATGCTTCAAAAGGTGAAAACATAGATTCTTTACAAAAAGAGATAGATTATTATGTAAAGGACTTTGATGAATATTGTTTTGACACTTTACAAGAGCATATTGAAGCAGAGAAGAATAATTATCAAAGATGGTCTTCTCTATTAGAAGAGGCTTCAAAGGATTTGGTAATAATAGAAAAAGATAAATATAAGTATCATGCAAGTGGTTTTGCTGCTTCATGCGCTATAAAGTCAATGTATAATTACCCGCCTGATTCAGTTTATTATAAGCTGCCTAAATCTATTTATTTGCTGCAAAGTTCCTTGCCAAAGTCCATGACCGAGATTAGAGAGGCATTAGTTGAGAAATTTAAGGATAGTACGGGAGCAATAGTAAAAAGGATTGATGGGGCTGGACATTTACTACACTGGGATAAACCTTATGAAGTAGCTAATGAGATGCTATACTGGTTTCAATAA
- a CDS encoding alpha/beta-type small acid-soluble spore protein: MANRSNRILVPQAKEGLNRFKMEASREVGVNLKEGYNGDLTSREAGSIGGQMVKKMVEAYEKNL; the protein is encoded by the coding sequence ATGGCAAACAGATCAAACAGAATATTAGTTCCACAAGCTAAGGAAGGTTTAAACAGATTTAAAATGGAAGCTTCAAGAGAAGTAGGAGTTAACTTAAAGGAAGGCTACAACGGTGATTTAACTTCAAGAGAAGCTGGTTCAATCGGCGGACAAATGGTTAAGAAAATGGTTGAAGCTTACGAAAAGAATCTATAA
- a CDS encoding LysR substrate-binding domain-containing protein, whose translation MDLETIQTFLLIAKNNSFTKTSEEMFCTQAAVSMRIQRLENYLGCSLFSRKSKKAELTKDGSIFLPYAQQISNTFINAKEHLLQSKLMEQSEIAITSSNTPGTYMLPNILFLFRQKYPFITVVNHVQYTKDVISSVRNKSYPLGIVSQPYLSETEEILCEPILEDPLVVVVNNEHSWAAKKRIFLREIKDEVFLISNPNTSLVPYLEKVGSFKFASKNLCAVGGIEAIKQSIYDNLGISIMSESAVKQELKLGLISKVELIDELKLMRQIYYIKRKDEKLPLSTELFLKFAKEFIISKGKEPVNK comes from the coding sequence GTGGATTTAGAAACCATTCAAACCTTTTTACTTATAGCAAAGAACAATAGCTTCACAAAAACCTCAGAAGAAATGTTCTGCACCCAAGCTGCAGTCTCTATGAGGATTCAGCGTCTGGAAAATTATCTAGGCTGCAGCTTATTCAGCCGCAAATCAAAAAAAGCTGAATTAACTAAGGATGGCTCCATTTTTCTACCCTATGCTCAACAAATATCGAATACTTTTATAAATGCAAAAGAACACCTGCTTCAGTCAAAGCTAATGGAGCAATCTGAAATCGCTATTACTTCATCTAATACTCCTGGGACCTATATGCTGCCTAATATATTATTCCTCTTTAGGCAAAAATACCCCTTTATTACAGTGGTCAATCATGTGCAATATACTAAAGATGTAATTAGCAGTGTGAGGAATAAAAGCTACCCCCTTGGAATAGTTTCTCAACCCTATCTCTCTGAAACTGAAGAGATATTATGTGAGCCTATACTTGAAGACCCTCTTGTCGTGGTTGTAAATAACGAGCATTCATGGGCGGCAAAAAAAAGAATCTTTTTGAGAGAAATAAAGGATGAGGTTTTTTTGATATCAAACCCTAATACTTCACTTGTACCTTATCTAGAAAAAGTCGGAAGCTTTAAGTTTGCCTCAAAGAATTTGTGTGCAGTTGGAGGTATCGAGGCAATAAAACAAAGCATCTATGACAATTTAGGAATATCAATAATGTCCGAAAGCGCTGTAAAACAAGAACTTAAATTAGGACTTATAAGCAAGGTTGAACTAATTGACGAATTAAAGCTAATGCGTCAAATATACTACATAAAACGAAAAGATGAAAAGCTACCTCTTTCTACGGAACTTTTCCTCAAGTTTGCAAAGGAATTTATTATTTCAAAAGGTAAAGAACCTGTAAATAAATAA